The following are encoded in a window of Pseudomonas graminis genomic DNA:
- the bamA gene encoding outer membrane protein assembly factor BamA: MKRLLLTAVLAVLMIAEVHAESFTISDIRVNGLQRVSAGSVFGALPLNVGEQADDGRLVDATRALFKTGFFQDIQLGRDGNVLVITVVERPSVSSIEIEGNKAITTEDLMKGLKQSGLAEGEIFQRATLEGVRNELQRQYVAQGRYSAEVATEVVPQPRNRVGLKININEGAVAAIQHINVVGNSVFPEDDLVDLFELKTTNWLSFFKNDDKYAREKLSGDLERLRSYYLDRGYINMDIASTQVSITPDKKSVYITVNIHEGEKYSVKSVKLSGDLKVPEDQVKSLLLVKPGQVFSRKVMTTTSELITRRLGNEGYTFANVNGVPTPNDEDHTVDITFVVDPGKRAYVNRINFRGNTKTADEVLRREMRQMEGGWASTYLIDQSKTRLDRLGFFKEVNVETPAVPGTDDQVDVNYAVEEQASGSITASVGFAQSAGLILGGSISQNNFLGTGNKVSIGLTKSEYQTRYNFSYVDPYFTPDGVSLGYSAFYRKTDYDDLDVDVASYSVDSLGAGINMGYPISETSRLNFGLSVQKDELSTGKYTVDEIFDFIEQEGDSFTNFKASVGWSESTLNKGTLPTRGSSQSLTLETTIPGSDLSFYKLDYRGQLFHPITSNYTLRLHSELGYGDGYGSTSGLPFYENYYAGGFNSVRGFKDSTLGPRSTPSSGRAGSGTLADPDQDPLPFGGNVLITGGAEILFPLPFIKDQRSLRTSLFWDVGNVFNTNCGSQKTTTDGQKVECNGPELSGLASSVGVGVTWVTALGPLSFALAMPVKKPDDSTETQVFQFSLGQTF; this comes from the coding sequence ATGAAACGTCTGCTGCTAACTGCGGTTCTTGCCGTACTGATGATCGCCGAAGTTCACGCCGAGTCCTTCACTATCTCCGATATTCGTGTCAACGGTCTGCAGCGGGTTTCCGCCGGCAGCGTGTTTGGCGCGCTGCCGTTGAACGTGGGTGAACAGGCCGATGATGGGCGTCTTGTCGACGCAACTCGTGCGCTGTTCAAAACCGGATTTTTCCAGGACATCCAGCTGGGCCGCGACGGTAACGTCCTGGTCATCACAGTTGTCGAGCGTCCGTCGGTTTCGAGTATCGAGATCGAAGGCAACAAAGCGATCACCACTGAGGACCTGATGAAGGGTCTGAAGCAGTCGGGTCTGGCCGAAGGCGAGATTTTCCAGCGCGCCACGCTGGAAGGCGTCCGCAACGAGCTGCAACGTCAGTACGTGGCTCAGGGCCGCTATTCTGCAGAAGTCGCCACCGAAGTCGTGCCGCAGCCGCGCAACCGTGTGGGTCTGAAGATCAACATCAACGAAGGCGCAGTCGCCGCCATTCAGCACATCAACGTGGTGGGTAACTCGGTTTTCCCTGAAGACGATCTGGTCGATCTGTTCGAACTGAAAACCACCAACTGGCTTTCCTTCTTCAAGAACGACGACAAATACGCCCGTGAGAAACTCTCCGGCGACCTGGAACGTCTGCGTTCGTATTACCTCGACCGTGGCTATATCAACATGGATATCGCCTCGACCCAGGTATCCATCACGCCCGACAAGAAAAGCGTGTACATCACCGTCAACATTCATGAGGGCGAGAAGTACAGCGTGAAGTCGGTCAAGCTGAGCGGTGACCTCAAGGTGCCCGAAGATCAGGTCAAGTCGCTGTTGCTGGTCAAGCCGGGCCAGGTGTTCTCCCGCAAGGTGATGACCACGACCTCCGAGCTGATCACCCGCCGTCTGGGTAACGAGGGTTACACCTTTGCCAACGTCAACGGTGTGCCAACGCCGAATGACGAAGACCACACCGTCGACATTACCTTTGTTGTCGATCCGGGCAAGCGTGCATACGTCAACCGCATCAACTTCCGTGGCAACACCAAGACAGCGGACGAAGTGCTGCGTCGCGAAATGCGCCAGATGGAAGGCGGCTGGGCATCCACTTACCTGATCGACCAGTCCAAGACCCGTCTTGACCGTCTAGGCTTCTTCAAGGAAGTGAACGTTGAAACCCCGGCGGTGCCTGGCACCGACGATCAGGTTGATGTGAACTACGCAGTAGAAGAGCAGGCGTCCGGTTCGATCACCGCCAGCGTCGGCTTTGCGCAGAGCGCCGGTCTGATCCTCGGTGGTTCCATCAGCCAGAACAACTTCCTGGGTACCGGTAACAAGGTCAGCATCGGCCTGACCAAAAGCGAATACCAGACCCGTTACAACTTCAGCTACGTCGACCCGTACTTCACGCCTGACGGTGTGAGCCTTGGCTACAGCGCGTTCTACCGCAAGACCGACTACGACGACCTCGACGTCGACGTCGCGAGCTACTCGGTCGACAGCCTGGGTGCCGGTATCAACATGGGCTACCCGATCAGCGAAACCTCTCGCCTGAACTTCGGCCTGTCGGTACAGAAGGATGAGCTGAGCACCGGTAAGTACACCGTTGACGAAATTTTCGACTTCATCGAGCAGGAAGGCGACAGCTTCACCAACTTCAAAGCGTCGGTGGGCTGGTCCGAGTCGACGTTGAACAAAGGCACGTTGCCGACCCGTGGCAGCTCCCAGAGCCTGACCCTGGAAACGACTATTCCGGGCAGCGACCTGTCGTTCTATAAACTTGATTATCGCGGCCAGTTGTTCCACCCGATCACCAGCAACTACACCCTGCGTCTGCACTCGGAACTGGGTTATGGCGACGGTTATGGCTCGACGTCTGGTCTGCCGTTCTACGAGAACTACTACGCCGGTGGCTTCAACTCGGTACGTGGCTTCAAGGACAGCACGCTCGGTCCGCGCAGTACACCAAGTAGCGGCCGTGCAGGCAGTGGCACCCTTGCTGACCCGGACCAGGATCCGCTGCCGTTCGGTGGTAACGTCCTGATCACCGGCGGTGCCGAGATCCTGTTCCCGCTGCCGTTCATCAAGGACCAGCGTTCGCTGCGTACCTCGCTGTTCTGGGACGTGGGTAACGTTTTCAACACCAACTGCGGTTCGCAGAAGACCACGACCGATGGTCAGAAGGTCGAGTGTAATGGTCCAGAGCTG
- the rseP gene encoding RIP metalloprotease RseP, with product MSALYMIVGTLVALGVLVTFHEFGHFWVARRCGVKVLRFSVGFGMPLLRWSDRKGTEYVVAAIPLGGYVKMLDEREGDVPPELADQSFNRKSVYQRIAIVIAGPVANFLLAIVFFWVLAMLGSQQVRPVVGGVEPGSIAEKAGLSSGQEIVSVDGEAVTGWAGVNLQLVRRLGESGSIALNVRDQGYDVETPRSLVLNDWLKGAAEPDPIRSLGIRPWRPALPPLLAELDPKGPAQAAGLKTGDRLLALNGEPVDEWQKVVDWVRVHPDTRISVGVERDGARLDVPVDLVARGEGTAATGYLGAGVKGVDWPPEMLREVSYGPVAAVAEGARRTWTMSVLTLDSLKKMLFGELSVKNLSGPITIAKVAGASAQSGVGDFLNFLAYLSISLGVLNLLPIPVLDGGHLLFYLIEWARGRPLSEKVQGWGVQIGVSLVVGVMLLALVNDLGRL from the coding sequence ATGAGCGCGCTATACATGATTGTCGGCACCCTGGTTGCGTTGGGCGTGCTGGTAACGTTTCACGAATTCGGTCACTTCTGGGTGGCGCGTCGGTGTGGCGTCAAGGTCCTGCGTTTTTCAGTGGGCTTTGGCATGCCGTTGCTGCGCTGGAGTGATCGCAAGGGCACCGAATACGTCGTTGCGGCGATTCCCCTCGGCGGCTACGTGAAAATGCTCGACGAACGGGAGGGCGACGTTCCCCCCGAGCTGGCGGATCAATCCTTCAATCGCAAGTCGGTTTATCAGCGCATCGCCATCGTGATCGCCGGCCCGGTCGCCAATTTTCTGCTGGCGATTGTGTTTTTCTGGGTACTCGCCATGCTGGGCAGCCAGCAGGTCCGACCCGTCGTCGGCGGCGTTGAGCCAGGCAGCATTGCGGAAAAGGCCGGGCTGAGTTCCGGTCAGGAAATCGTCTCCGTTGATGGTGAGGCCGTCACCGGATGGGCGGGCGTGAACTTGCAGCTGGTCCGCCGTCTGGGTGAAAGCGGCAGCATTGCGCTGAACGTTCGCGATCAGGGTTACGACGTGGAAACCCCGCGCTCGCTGGTGCTCAACGACTGGCTCAAGGGCGCAGCCGAGCCGGACCCGATCCGTTCGCTGGGTATCCGCCCGTGGCGTCCGGCCCTGCCGCCGCTGTTGGCGGAGCTTGATCCGAAAGGCCCTGCGCAGGCCGCAGGTCTTAAGACCGGCGACCGCTTGCTTGCCCTCAATGGCGAGCCGGTCGACGAATGGCAAAAGGTCGTGGATTGGGTACGTGTCCATCCGGATACGCGGATTTCGGTGGGCGTGGAGCGTGACGGCGCGCGGCTGGATGTGCCCGTTGATCTGGTTGCACGGGGCGAAGGCACTGCCGCGACGGGATATCTCGGCGCCGGCGTTAAAGGTGTGGATTGGCCACCGGAGATGTTGCGCGAGGTCAGTTACGGTCCTGTAGCCGCCGTCGCAGAAGGCGCGCGGCGTACCTGGACGATGAGCGTGCTGACCCTCGATTCGCTGAAGAAAATGTTGTTCGGCGAGCTCTCGGTAAAAAACTTGAGCGGACCGATAACCATTGCTAAAGTGGCGGGCGCTTCGGCCCAGTCAGGCGTAGGTGACTTCCTGAATTTCCTCGCTTATCTGAGCATAAGCCTGGGTGTTCTCAATTTGCTGCCCATACCGGTACTGGATGGGGGGCACTTGCTGTTTTATCTGATCGAGTGGGCGCGTGGTCGACCACTGTCAGAGAAGGTGCAGGGCTGGGGGGTTCAGATCGGTGTCAGTCTGGTGGTTGGAGTGATGTTGCTCGCACTGGTCAACGATCTGGGACGACTGTAA